A genome region from Tachyglossus aculeatus isolate mTacAcu1 chromosome 1, mTacAcu1.pri, whole genome shotgun sequence includes the following:
- the CEP19 gene encoding centrosomal protein of 19 kDa — MYTAKKCGIRFQPPAVILVYEGKATSQVRQRIMPVRNFSKYSDSRRAAEQLKNNHRHREYLEDVSLCQLERLFSVLRGHLRGRSVAQTAGQLQRETTVDPEEDLNKLDDEELAKRKSIMDELFEKNRLKEDDPNFVYDVEVEFPRGEQACGWDAESADEEF, encoded by the exons ATGTACACCGCCAAAAAATGTGGGATCCGATTCCAGCCCCCCGCCGTAATCCTCGTCTACGAAGGGAAGGCGACGAGCCAAGTTCGACAGCGAATCATGCCGGTCCGAAACTTTTCCAAATATTCAG ACAGCAGAAGAGCCGCCGAACAGCTGAAGAACAACCACCGGCACAGGGAATACCTGGAGGACGTATCCCTCTGCCAACTGGAGAGATTATTCAGTGTCCTAAGAGGTCACCTGCGGGGACGGAGCGTGGCCCAGACCGCGGGACAGCTCCAGCGGGAAACGACCGTGGATCCCGAGGAAGACCTCAACAAACTGGACGACGAGGAGCTCGCCAAGCGCAAGAGCATCATGGACGAGCTCTTCGAGAAGAACCGGTTGAAGGAAGACGACCCCAACTTCGTCTACGACGTCGAAGTCGAATTCCCTCGGGGCGAGCAGGCCTGCGGCTGGGACGCGGAGTCCGCCGACGAGGAATTCTGA